From Homalodisca vitripennis isolate AUS2020 chromosome 1, UT_GWSS_2.1, whole genome shotgun sequence, the proteins below share one genomic window:
- the LOC124355331 gene encoding putative tricarboxylate transport protein, mitochondrial, whose translation MSSTNSFKIQYLRPWMRESGAAATASNSGLKGVVAGGTTGGIEVCITFPTEYVKTQLQLDEKGGSKRYTGIVDCVKKTVSSHGVLGLYRGLSVLIYGSIPKSAVRFGAFETLKSRSLDEKGNLSPTARVYCGLGAGVCEAIFAVTPMETIKVKFINDQRSSNPRFQGLFHGVSLIMKEQGFRGLYQGLTATILKQGSNQAIRFLVMETLKDKYRGGDPSKSVPKYIVGAFGAIAGAASVFGNTPIDVVKTRMQGLEASKYSGTMDCFVKTWKNEGPAAFYKGTVPRLSRVCLDVAITFMIYDSFMDIFNKVWP comes from the coding sequence ATGAGCAGcacaaattcatttaaaatacaatatttgaggCCATGGATGAGAGAATCTGGAGCCGCAGCAACTGCTTCAAATTCTGGTCTCAAAGGCGTAGTAGCAGGAGGAACAACCGGTGGTATTGAAGTTTGCATAACATTTCCAACGGAGTATGTTAAAACGCAACTTCAGCTGGATGAAAAGGGAGGCTCTAAACGTTACACAGGAATTGTGGATTGTGTTAAAAAGACAGTCTCAAGCCATGGGGTTTTGGGTCTATACAGAGGACTCAGTGTGCTTATTTATGGTTCCATTCCAAAATCAGCCGTACGATTTGGAGCATTTGAGACCTTGAAGAGCAGATCTTTGGATGAAAAGGGTAACCTGAGTCCTACGGCCCGAGTGTACTGTGGGCTGGGCGCAGGGGTTTGCGAGGCTATCTTCGCTGTCACGCCTATGGAGACAATCAAGGTAAAATTCATAAACGACCAACGTTCTTCCAATCCACGCTTCCAAGGCCTATTCCACGGTGTCTCCTTGATTATGAAAGAACAAGGTTTCCGTGGACTATACCAGGGCTTGACGGCCACTATCCTTAAACAAGGTAGCAATCAGGCGATCAGATTTTTAGTTATGGAAACCCTGAAAGACAAATATCGAGGTGGAGATCCGAGTAAGTCAGTGCCAAAGTACATTGTGGGAGCATTTGGAGCAATTGCTGGAGCGGCTTCTGTATTTGGCAATACTCCAATCGATGTAGTAAAGACGAGAATGCAAGGCCTGGAAGCATCAAAATATAGTGGTACAATGGATTGCTTTGTCAAGACTTGGAAAAATGAGGGCCCAGCAGCGTTCTACAAAGGAACTGTGCCAAGACTGTCCAGAGTATGCTTAGACGTAGCTATAACCTTTATGATTTACGACTCCTTCAtggatatttttaacaaagtctGGCCATAA